AAAATTATTATGGCGGATACGGATGAGGAGGCGAATGAACTCGCGTTAAGCGCGTTACATCTTACGCATTTATTGTATCGAGGGCGGTTGCAACCGCTTGCTAGTCCAAAGACGGTAAGCACCTATCCATATACAGCAAATGAATTAACTGAGTTAGAAGCGATGAAGCATTCTATTCTAATCGGATCTGTAAAAACCATTGCCCTCAAAATCAGAGCGCTACAAGAGCGATATCCGATTGAAGAATTGATGGCCGTTTCCCCTATTTATGATATAAATGCCCGTAAACGATCCTATGCTTTATTACAGCAGGCTATTGCTGAAGCCGATACGGGTAAACCATACCGCTAAAAAAACATTCAAATATATGTAAAAAAACAAAATCGAGGAGGAAGTAAGATGACTGTTAAATTATTTCAACCCTATCAATTAAAAGAGGTTACATTGAAAAATCGGATTGTCATGGCCCCTATGTGCATGTATTCTGTAACTGAAAAGGACGGAAAAGCTACTGACTTTCATATTACGCACTATACAACGCGCGCAGTTGGACAGGTAGGTCTTATAATTGTGGAAGCAACTGCTGTTGAAGAACAGGGACGGATTTCGGAATTTGACCTGGGAATATGGAATGATGACCACATAGCCGGATTACATAAAATTGTCGAGCAAGCACATCAGTACGGAGCTAAAATGGGAATTCAATTAGCCCATGCTGGGCGTAAAGCAGAGGTTCCTGGTTCCATCTATGGCCCATCTGCAATTGCATTTGATGAGAGCAGCCGTGTTCCAGAAGAAATGTCAGTTGAAAAAATCAAACAGACAATAGAAGCATTTAAGCAAGGTGCGGTGAGAGCTAAACAAGCGGGCTTTGATGTTCTTGAAATCCATGCGGCTCACGGGTATTTATTACATGAATTTTTATCCCCGCTCTCTAATCAACGAACAGACGAATACGGGGGCTCTCAGGAAAATAGATACCGCATGTTATCCGAAGTGATAGCAGAGGTGAAAAGTGTTTGGGAAGGGCCATTGATGGTACGTGTCTCCGCTACCGATTATACAGAAGGAGGCTTAACGATCGAGGATCACGTACAATTCGCAGTTTGGATGAAAGAGCAGGGCGTGGATCTCATTGACGTTAGCTCTGGTGCACTTGTACGGGCAGCTATTAATGTGTATCCAGGCTATCAAGTAAAGTTATCAGAACAGATCAAAGAAGAAGCGAACATCCCCACTGGTGCTGTAGGGTTAATTACCTCTCCGTTACAGGCTGAGGAGATTTTACAAAATAATCGTGCAGATATAATCATCTTAGGCCGCGAGCTGTTGCGAAATCCATATTGGGCTAGAGGTGCGGCAGATGAATTACAAGTAGAAATTGAGGCACCTAGACAGTATCAAAGGGGCTGGTAAGCTACAATTGTGACCACATCAATTTCTTACAAGATGTAAATAGATTAACCCTTTAGAAGCTAGTAATCCTTTTAGCATATAGGATACTAGCTTTTTTGTGTAAAATCATTCCTAAAAGGCCTATGCTACTTTAGAAATGTATAGAAAACCAGCAATTCGTTTGACCTTATAGATAAAATGTTATAAATTATAGTATATATATGAAATATATTTCTGATAATTTAAATAAAACCAAAATGATTTCATAAAGAGGGGTTACTATGCCAATTCCTAAGAATTACACTTCTTCTATTCGATTAACTGCGAAAGAAAAAGCTTTTCGTCAGCTACAAAGCTGGATTATCGATGGAACCTTAGAGCCAGGGGAGAAGCTATATGATGCTGAAATTGCAGAAGCGATCGGTGTGAGCAGGACTCCTGTGAGGGAAGCCTTTCAGCTACTTGAGGTCCAAGGCTTTATTGAAACATATCGAGGACGGGATACAAGAGTTACTACTGTTTCAAAGGAAGATGTACAGACAATGTATTTACCGCTTGCTTCACTTCAAGCATTAGCGGCCCAATTAGCTGCGACTGCAATTACAGAAGAGCAAATTGCTACATTAAACGAGATCAATGCCAGCTATAAACAGGCAATCTACGATAAAGATGTACCAAAAATTGTAGAAATGGATAGTCAATTTCATACATTTATTTTAGAAATTGTGGACAATCCCTATATCATAAATTTTACATCTGTTCTTCAGCTACATATTCAACGCTTAGAATATATCTTTTTTAAGCAACAGCACATTCCTAAGGAAGAATCTATTGATGAACATGAGAGAATCGTACAAGCCTTTGTCCAGAAAAATGGAAAATTAGCTGCAGAGATTATGGAACAAAATTGGCTGCGTCCTATGAAAGAAGTATATCAGCTGATGTAATGATATAAATAATTTTGAAGATGAACAGATCAGTGAGGAGACCATATGAAAACGGAACAGATTGTCATGTCGAGAAAATTCGGAGTTACCCTCGTACTAACAGGGGCTATGCTGTGGGGAATATCTGGGACTGTTGCTCAATATTTGTTTCAGCAACAAGGCTTCAGTCCTGAGTGGTTAGTCGTTATACGTCTTTTACTGTCGGGTATTATTCTATTAGCAGTTGCCTATAGAAAAGAGAAACAAAATATCTGGGGCATATGGAAAAACACCAAAGAGCGACTCAGCCTTATCTTGTTTGGTATTTTAGGAATGTTGGCTGTTCAATATACTTATTTTGCAGCTATTAAGCATGGAAATGCAGCAACAGCTACTATTCTTCAATATTTGGCCCCTGTGCTAATTACATGCTATGTGGCGATTCGTCTAAAAAGGCTACCCATGTTAAAAGAATTACTAGCTGTCGTTCTAGCTCTCTTAGGAACGTTCTTACTGGTTACACATGGAAGCATCAATAGCCTCTCTATTTCTGGCTTAGCATTATTCTGGGGGCTAGCCTCGGCGGTAGCATTGGCTTTCTATACATTACATCCACACAAGCTTCTTGCTAAATGGGGAGCAGCTATCGTTGTAGGCTGGGCGATGCTAATCGGAGGTATCGGCTTTAGTTTTGTTCATCCCCCTTGGAGGCTGGAGGGACAATGGTCGATGTCTTCCACTTTAGCCGTAATGTTTATTGTACTATTTGGAACACTGATTGCCTTTTACTGTTATTTGGAAAGTCTTAAGTACCTTAGTGCCCCCGAAACTAGTTTATTAGCTTGTGTCGAGCCTGTTTCTGCCGCCGTCCTATCAGTGATTTGGCTACAGATACCCTTTGGTTTAACGGATTGGTTGGGTACCCTGTGTATTCTTATTACCATTGCCATCCTATCCTTGGGCGGGCATAAGGAGACAGCTAAGACCAATTAGCTTCTCCAACTTATCGAAACGAAAAATAAATAAATAGAGCAATACAAGGAAAAGGCCGGTATCCCGATAGGGAATACTGGCTTCGTGTTTTTGTGAATAAGAAAGAAAAGCTGTTCTCTGTAGGGGCAAATTCCTGAATACCTCCATTTTTGACTCCACTAAGCTATAACACTGATGAACAGTTCATCTGATACGGCTATACAGCTAGGCTAATAGAGAAATCTCCACAAATAAAAGGTGGCATAGGCTTCCCAATTTGTCCATGTCGCAGAAAGCTTTACAATTTCTGCTTTCGTGGGCTTTTGTGGGGTGCCCTGAAGATATTTAATCGCATTGTGTAAACCTACATCATCTATTGGAAAAGCGGAGGGCATCCTCAGGCAACGCATTAAAACGTAATTAGCAGTCCATGGTCCAATGCCACGGATTTTGACAAGCATGTTTTCCGCTTTTTTATAATCTCCGCAGTTCCCTAATTGCTCTTTGGTTATTTTACCTTCCACCATAAGCTGAGCTACACCAATTAAATACTCACATTTTTTCCCTGTCATTTGTAATCGCTTCAAGTCTTCTATTGTCAGAGCGGCAATATCATGCGGGGAGGGGAATATCCAATACGTTTCATCATCACATTCAATGCTTCGGCCAAAGGCCTTCACCAGTCGTCTTTTCAGCGTATAAGCGAAGGGCAGATTGATTTGCTGCCCGATAATTCCCCAGCAGATTGCTTCGAACAGATCAGGAATTCCAATGTTTCGGAGACCACTAAAAGTAGTAACTGCTCTTTGTAGCAATGCATCTGATTTAGCCAAGTCGTAAAAAGGGCGCAAGTCTGTATCCAAATCAAACCAATCTCTTACATAACGGGCGACCTCGGCTCGTATCCATTTGCAGGATGGCATTGTAGTTCCTAGAAAACGAATGTGTAGCATGTTATCCTGATCCGAACGTATTTCTACTACAGGTGTTTCCGCTTCAATAGGAATAGCTCTGTAAATTCGGTGGTTTTTACAATAAAATAAGCATTCATTAGGCTCTTTGGACAAATATTTCATATTTTCGTTAAAGCTGAATTCCTTTGGCACGACCAGTGTTAGCTCACTTTGTTTATCCGTCCAAGCGCCTATAGGAAGAGTGGAACAGCATTTTCTACAAGGCCGGTATCCTGCCTGTTCAGCATTCGCCCGCGACTGAAATCGAATCGTGTTTTCTGGATGAAACTTTTCCGTACACCATGGGAAACAATATATCTTCTCTATTTTTTTACCAGTGAAATAAGGAGCATCCCACTTCGGATAACTTGTTGTTTTTTCCATAAAAAATCCTCCATTCCATGCAATACAAGCACACTACTAGTTGTAACATAAAAGGCCTCTATAAAATTTCACTATCTTGCTATTCCAATCATAAAATCGTACATAGGTTCGTTCTGGAGGGTATACTGTGGATGGAGGTGAACCAGATGAGAGATATCCAAAGGCAAGGAGAGAAGAATAATTATCTAACTGATGAAAAGTGGCAAGCAATCATTACTAACGATGCATCGTACAATGATACATTTTTTTATGCGGTGAAAACTACAGGTATCTTTTGCAGACCTTCTTGCAGGTCTAGAGAGCCTAAAAAGGAAAATGTTCGAATATTTTGTAGCGCAGAAGAGGCGCTGTCAGAAAATTTCCGACCTTGTAAGCGATGTAAGCCAACAGGACAACGTTTGCCTGATGTTGAATGGGTGGCACAGATTACGGATTATATCAAAAAGAATTACAGTGAAGAATTAACGCTAGAGCTTTTAGCAGATATATGTCATGGAAGTCCTTATCATATGCATCGAACATTTAAACGCATTAAGGGAATGACCCCAATTGAATATATTCAACAGACGAGAATAAAGAAAGCCATGGATTATCTCATCCAATCTGATATGACGATTACCGACATCGCAATGACTGTGGGGATGCCCAACACACCGTACTTCATCACTTTGTTTAAGAAGATAACAGGACAGACGCCTAAAAAATTTCGTCAATTAAATAAGAATACACAAGCCATGGAGGTGTTGCAAAGTGACAGCAAAAAGTAAACAGATCATTTATTATTCAAGGCTGGTCCATTCGGATTGGAACCTATACATTGCTGCTACAGGGGCGGGACTTTGTTATGTAGGTTCGCAAAATCATCCTTTTGAGGAATTGGAAAATTGGGTAAGGAATCGGTTTCCGAAAGGTGAATTGGTGCAGGATCATGAAAAATTACAAGGCTATGCAGCAGAATTGGTTGCGTATTTTCAAGGCACACGTAAAGACTTCTCTATTGACTTTGATTTATATGGTACGCCATTTCAGCTCGCGGTGTGGAATGCTCTTTGTGAAATACCATATGGGCAAACCCGTTCCTACTCTGATATTGCGCTTCAAATACAAAAACCAAATGCGGTACGTGCTGTTGGAACAGCAATTGGTGCTAATCCCGTTTTAATTACGGTTCCCTGCCATCGGGTGATTGGGAAAAATGGCTCACTAACGGGCTACCGGGGTGGATTGGAAATGAAAACCAAGCTTCTGCGCTTCGAAAATGAAAATAGTTTGGTAGAGGGGAGTAAGCTATATGCCTGATTGCCTCACAGAACGGAGTGCCGCCATAGATTGGAATAAAGTGCAACAGACGATGGATGAGCAGGGCTATGCTACAATTCCAGCATTCTTAACGAAGAAGGAATGTAACGAAATAATAAACACGTATGAAAAAGAAGAGTATTTTCGGAACACGATTGATATGGCTAGATTTCGATTCGGCATCGGGGAGTATAAATATTATCAAGCTCCCCTTCCTACTATGTTGCAACAGCTTCGTGAAGGCTTCTATCCTGAATTGGCTAAAACGGCTAACCGATGGCTGAAGCAGCTTGATGATGGGGCATGTTACCCACCTTTGCTCTCAGAATTTCTCACGGAATGCCATCAGCAGGGACAGACAAGATCAACACCCTTACTCCTTAAATACGAAGCTGGAGGTTATAATTGTCTGCATCAGGATTTGTATGGAGATGTCTACTTTCCATTTCAAGTAGTATTCGCCCTCTCTCAAAAAGAGATAGATTATACAGGCGGTGAGTTTTTGTTGCTGGAACAACGGCCAAGGGCGCAAAGCCGAGGGCATGTGATAACCCTAGAACAAGGATCAGGACTCATTTTTCCTACTAACAATCGGCCTGTACTAGGTTCACGCGGGTATTATAGAACCAAGATAAGGCATGGTGTCAGCACGATTACTTCTGGTACAAGATATACGCTTGGTATTATTTTTCATGATGCAAAGTGATCTACGCCTGACAAATATACACTAAAACAAACGAATATGCAGCAAAGGGGCGACTGAGATGAAGAGTGAGTTTTTTTATAAATATCCCAAAACACTGCTAAATAAAGGGACAGGCTTTCTTTCCGATTACACTCATTCGTTGAATCCTTATACGGGTTGTTCCTTTGGATGTTCCTATTGCTATGTACGACAAATGCCTGTATCGATTTTTCGTAGGGAGGAGTGGGGAACCTGGGTGGACATCAAACGGGACGCGGCAAATGTATTACGTAAGGAGCTCAGAAGGGAAAAAAGCAAAGGAAAGGTAACAATATTCATGTCATCAAGCACAGATCCGTACCAACCAATTGAACATAAAGAAAAGGTGACAAGATCTCTTTTGGAGGTCATGCTGGAGAACCCTCCTGATTTTTTATTTATCCAGACCCGTAGTCCTCTTGTTAGTCGAGACATTGATTTATTATTACGCTTGGAGAAGAAGGTTCGAGTAAGCATGACCATAGAGACGGATCGAGAGGATATCCGTAAGCATTTTACACCTCATGCACCCCCTATTCCTGCCAGATTAGAGGCACTTCAGCGTTTAGCAGATGCAGGTGTACCCACCCAGGCAACCATCGCTCCACTATTGCCCAGCAGTGAAGAATTCCCTGATAAGCTACGAACGCTAGTTGATCGCATCTGTATAGATGATTATTTTATGGGGGACGGTAGTGGAGGAAGACGAACTAGGAATCTGGGGATCGACTCATTCTATCATAAGCTAAATGCAGTCGAATGGTATCATCCCTCTGCCTATCAATTGGTGTATGAGCGATTTACACGTGTTTTTCCCACTGATCAGGTATTTGTAAGTCAGAAGGGATTTGCTCCTTACTGAAAAATCCAAACGATTAGTAGCATGTAGCGTCCTGTAAGGGAGGCTATTTTTTTGTGTAAAAATGAATAATCAATTGGAGTGCGGCTCGAAACTTTCTTAAATAGTTTTCTAAATTGAGTTGTAGCAGGTGTAGTTTCCATTAAAAGTAAGTTGCCTTTCATCCAATTTGAAAACGATAGGATTGTCATCGTGTCTTAAAGAATATGAGAGCAATTTTTTATTAACATAGGTAGCAAGAAATCAAAAATAAAATATAGTTTATTTTTCGAATTTTCAATAAACATTTTATGCAAAACAATCATTTGGTTAACAATATTCTATATTTCGACACAATTTAGATAAAAAAAGGCATTAGGGAATATTTCCAATTTTGGATTTTTAGCCGATACTATTGTATGGAAATAAAATTCCAATTTAAAAAAGGAGTCGATTAAAAAAATGAATTACAAGTGGCTAAGTATGATGACGGCAAGTGCAGTTTTACTCTCCAATGGTGCATTATGGCTACCTACACCTGCCAATGCAGCAACAAACACAGTAAACAAATCCGTATTTTCACTAAGTAAGCAGCCTCCTTTACCTCAGTTCAAAACAGGTGCAGGGGTACTCGGAGCTGAGGTGACTCCACTGGGAGAAGAGGAGCTCCGTACTGAAACTTTTTCCCAGCTAGAGAAAAAAAGCAAGCGAGCTAAGCGACAAGCCCTTCAAGCAACTCATGCTGAACAACAAACGTACAGTATGTCGGACTTAAATCGACTTAGCTATGACGAGCTAGTAGAAGTTCTACGTAAGATAGAATGGAAGAATATCCCTGATTTATTCAAATTTAATTCAGATTCAGTTGAATTCTATTCAGACCGCGATCGGGTCCAGGCCGTTATCAATGCCCTTCAGGACAGTGGAAGATCCTTTACTGATCAGGATGCACGCGGAATTTCGACATTGGTAGAGGTTTTGCGTTCAGGTTATTATCTGGGCTACTACCATAAAGAGTTAAAATACCTTGATCAGTCAGATTATAAGGAAAAGGTACTACCTGCTGTTAAAACCATCACGGCAAACAAGTATTTTGCATGGGGAAATAATACACAACAGGAAGTTATCGGTGCTACGGGGAAACTTATCTCAAACACTACGGTAGATGTTGAGATCATAACGAAGATGACTGGACTAGTATCAGACTTTATTGATCATTTTGATGAATATGGAAAAGATCGAGAGATGAGCAGTTCCTTTTATTCTGTAATTCAAGGGATTGGATACGTACTCATGTGGCAAGTGCGTGAACCAGAGGATCAAAAAGCGTTCAATGGTAGTATTGATAATTACTTGGAACAAATGTTCCGCATCGCCCACAAGGATCGGGCATCTAGTGATCTTTCGTGGCTAGTTAGCAACGGTTTGTATTACACCGGTTCTTTAGGGCATTACCACAATACCCCGGAGAAAGGTAATAAAATTTTGACGGAAGCAATGCATTTGTATCCAAAGTATAGCGAATTGTATTTTGTGGCAGCAGAGCAGATTACTTATCACTATAATGAAAAGAATTACTATGGTAACCAAATTGATCTGAAGCAATTAAAAGAAGAAGGAAAAAAGAAATATTTGCCAAACCGCTATGAATTTGATGGAGGAAAATTTATCTTCCGTACAGGGGATCAGCTAACGGAGGAACAGCTACAGCGACTTTATTGGGCTGCGAAAGAAGTAAAAGCTCAATTTCACCGTGTCGTAGGTAATGACCAGGAGCTAGAAAAGGGTAATCCTGATGATGTGCTAACTGTGGTCATCTACAATAGCCCTGATGAATACAGAATGAACAAATCTTTATACGGTTATGAAACGGAAAATGGTGGAATTTACATTGAAGGGGATGGGACATTCTTTACCTATGACAGAACCCCAGAGCAAAGCATTTATTCACTGGAGGAATTGTTCCGTCATGAGTTTACCCATTACTTACAAGGTCGATATGTGGTTCCAGGATTGTTCGGTCGAGGAGAGATGTATCAAAATGGACGCTTGCCTTGGTTTGAAGAAGGTGGGGCAGAATTTTTTGCCGGCGCTACTAGAACAGATGGCATTCATCCACGCAAATCTGTTGTAGGTAACATAAGATATGATGATCGATCTAGCCGTATGTCTGTGTCAGATACTCTGCATGCTCAATATGGTTCCTGGAATTTTTATAATTATGGATTTGCCATGCAGTATCATTTGTTCCAAAACGATTTTTCAATGATGGACCGCATTCATAATGCGATTATGAAAAACGACGTGGCCCAATTTGATCGATATATTGAGCAGTTGAGTAGGGACAAGTGGGTAAATGACGCATATCAACAGACGATTGATGAGCTGGTGCAAAATTATGAAGATTGGGATGTGCCACTGGTATCGGATGATTATCTAAAGGATGTGGAGCCAAAGCAGAAGGAAGAAATTTATGCGGAAATTTCTGAAGTTACAGGCTTGCGTGACATAGAGACCGCAGAGCACGAATCAGAATTTTTCAATACCTTCACCTTACACGGAACCTATATTGGCGACAGATCAGCAGGAGAAGAGCAAGACTGGAAAAAAATGAATCAAGTAACAGATGACTTCTTGAAAGAATTAAGTAAAAAGTCTTGGAATGGTTATCGAACCGCAACCGCTTACTTTGTGAATTATAAGATAACGAAGGATGGAAGATTCTCCTATGATGTAGTGTTCCACGGCAAATTGCCAAAAGGTAGTTATAGCGGGAACCTAGCCCCTGTAGTAGAAATAAATGGTCCGTATACAGGAGTTGTAGCTGAGTCGGTTTCGTTTAGTAGCAAAGGAACACGCGATAAAGACGGAAAGATTATGTCTTACCAATGGGATTTTGGCGATGGTCAGACAAGCCAAGAAGAGAATCCAACACACGTGTATGCTGAAGCGGGAACCTACGAGATAAGCTTGCAGGTAACCGATGATGCTAAACAAAAAGTGACCAAAAAGACAACAGTAACCATTAGTGAAAAAGCGAATAAACCGTCAGATAACTCTAATGATTCTTTCGAAAATGCCAGCAAGCTAGAAGCATTTGGTAAACAAATAAAGGCTGAGCTGAACCAAAAGAAAGAAGAGGATGTATTCTATTTTGATGTGAAAAAAACTGATAACATTGAAGTTTCAGTAGAAGTAAAGAATGGACAAGGAGTGGCGTGGCAATTATTCCACGAGGATGATCTGAAAAATTATATTGCCTATCCAAATCAAGGCGAAGGCGATCAGTTAATGGCGACTCTTGAAGCAAAACCAGGACGATATTATCTTTATGTGTATTCAATAACAGAGGAGCCCGTTTCCTACAAGTATCAAGTAAGTCTGGCTGGTGGTTCGAAGGATTTTGCAGAAAGTGAGCCTAACAATCGATTCGAAGATGCGAATGGTCCATTGCCGCTAGGTGAACCTGTTAAAGGAATACTAGATGAGGGCGACAATGCAGATGTATACCGTTTTGAACTGAAAAAAGAAAGTGATTTAGAAATTATTCTGAAGCATACGAAAAAAGAGGGAATTAACTGGTTGCTCTACCATGAGGATGATTTGAAGAACCCCGTTTCGTATCCAGTAGAGCTTGACAAGGGAAGAATGAGCGCTACTTATACAGCCGAACCTGGTCTATACTATCTATTTGTCTATAAATATGAAGATGAGGTAATCCCATATACCGTATCGGTAAATAAGTAGGATTATAAAGCAGTAAGAAGCAATTATATTTATAATTATGCACCCCTTACAGTAAGCATTGATATCCTTTCTATGGATATCGAACAGTGTGGCTGTAAGGGGTTTTCATGTTTATCTAGCAGTGAGGAGACTTTACATCATGAAATTCGATCCATATAATTGAGTGTGTCAACTATTAACTAACTCAAGTGTGGTGATCACATGAACAGCAAACGGGATTGGATTGAAATTCGGGGAGCCAGACAAAATAATTTAAAGAATATTAGCGTCAAATTTCCAAGAAATAAGTTATCAGTGGTAACAGGTGTATCTGGATCAGGTAAATCTACCTTACTGTTTGATATTTTGTGTCAGGAGGGAGAGCGAAAGTTTATTGGTGCAACTGGTAGAGTACCGGATCATGTACAGAGACCTGATTATGACGAAATTTATGGATTATCTCCCATTATTAGTGTGAGTCAGCAGCAATTTAATAAAAATCCCCGGTCAACGGTCGGAACCTACAGTGAAATTTATACATACCTCCGGCTTCTGTATACGGCAATAGGAGAGAGGGCATGTCCGCATTGTGCCAAAACAATAGAATATTCAATTTTGCGCTCGTCTCCCGTTCATACAATTAAAAACGGTCATGAGGTCTTGGAGGTGTATGCTTGTCCTTTTTGTCGTAGGCCTGTAGAAAATATTACAATGGCCCACTTTTCTTTTAACACCGTAGCAGGGGCTTGTTCAAAATGCTTCGGCTTAGGGAAAATCGTCGAACCAAATTTTGAAACGATTCTTGATGCTTCTCTTTCTATTAAAGAAGGCGGGATTAAGGTTTGGAAGAAAGGCTTTGTTTGGCATTTCGGTCCTTTGCTTGTCCGGGCGGCCAATTACTATGGGATTCCTTTTCGAGAGGAGGATTTACATACTCCGATCGGTGAGCTTGATGAGATCATGAAAACATTGCTTTTCTATGGTACGGAGGATGAGCGAATCAGAGTCTTGAAACCAGATAAACCAGCACCTAAAGATATGAAAGAAGGAAAATATGAGGGTGCTGTTAATAGTCTGATGAGGCGTTATTTTGAAGAATCACAGCAAGATGAAAGCGTTGAAAGAGAAGAGTACATGCCGTTCCTACAACATGTAGTCTGCCCCGAATGCCAAGGGACTCGATTGAAGAAGGCTAGCCTAGAAGTA
The nucleotide sequence above comes from Brevibacillus laterosporus LMG 15441. Encoded proteins:
- a CDS encoding collagenase codes for the protein MNYKWLSMMTASAVLLSNGALWLPTPANAATNTVNKSVFSLSKQPPLPQFKTGAGVLGAEVTPLGEEELRTETFSQLEKKSKRAKRQALQATHAEQQTYSMSDLNRLSYDELVEVLRKIEWKNIPDLFKFNSDSVEFYSDRDRVQAVINALQDSGRSFTDQDARGISTLVEVLRSGYYLGYYHKELKYLDQSDYKEKVLPAVKTITANKYFAWGNNTQQEVIGATGKLISNTTVDVEIITKMTGLVSDFIDHFDEYGKDREMSSSFYSVIQGIGYVLMWQVREPEDQKAFNGSIDNYLEQMFRIAHKDRASSDLSWLVSNGLYYTGSLGHYHNTPEKGNKILTEAMHLYPKYSELYFVAAEQITYHYNEKNYYGNQIDLKQLKEEGKKKYLPNRYEFDGGKFIFRTGDQLTEEQLQRLYWAAKEVKAQFHRVVGNDQELEKGNPDDVLTVVIYNSPDEYRMNKSLYGYETENGGIYIEGDGTFFTYDRTPEQSIYSLEELFRHEFTHYLQGRYVVPGLFGRGEMYQNGRLPWFEEGGAEFFAGATRTDGIHPRKSVVGNIRYDDRSSRMSVSDTLHAQYGSWNFYNYGFAMQYHLFQNDFSMMDRIHNAIMKNDVAQFDRYIEQLSRDKWVNDAYQQTIDELVQNYEDWDVPLVSDDYLKDVEPKQKEEIYAEISEVTGLRDIETAEHESEFFNTFTLHGTYIGDRSAGEEQDWKKMNQVTDDFLKELSKKSWNGYRTATAYFVNYKITKDGRFSYDVVFHGKLPKGSYSGNLAPVVEINGPYTGVVAESVSFSSKGTRDKDGKIMSYQWDFGDGQTSQEENPTHVYAEAGTYEISLQVTDDAKQKVTKKTTVTISEKANKPSDNSNDSFENASKLEAFGKQIKAELNQKKEEDVFYFDVKKTDNIEVSVEVKNGQGVAWQLFHEDDLKNYIAYPNQGEGDQLMATLEAKPGRYYLYVYSITEEPVSYKYQVSLAGGSKDFAESEPNNRFEDANGPLPLGEPVKGILDEGDNADVYRFELKKESDLEIILKHTKKEGINWLLYHEDDLKNPVSYPVELDKGRMSATYTAEPGLYYLFVYKYEDEVIPYTVSVNK